From Gossypium raimondii isolate GPD5lz chromosome 11, ASM2569854v1, whole genome shotgun sequence:
ATCCTATTCtttgtattaatatatatacacatagtACTATTGCTTCAGGATGACAAAGAACCTCTTAGTCAAGGAAAAGGCTTTATAGGGAGGTTTTATCCCCTAAGAAATTGGCTTAGGGTTGCAATATCTCTTTTATGTCTCTGCTTATATGGGGGAATACTGTACCAGCCTTTTCTAGGCTTTCTGTACATTCCTGTAATCAATACTGAAAGAATACTCTCTTTATCAAGGTATATTTGTCCTGCACTGGCACAATGTAAGACCCAATTTTGGTGTTCTACTGTTGCTGGATGAACAAAGTAAAGGTGCAGAAGCGTCTAGTTTAGCCCCTGAAGAAAGTCGAATAaaaaatttgccatctttgCATCCCACTATAGCAGACATAACCCAGATATCTTTGTTTCCCTCATTGGTTTCTCTTTTTAACACCTGAACTTCAAGGAATTCTTATGTGAAccattgttattatttgaagGCTGGCTAGtgaaacttattaaaatttcctTATCTCTTTGGTTTTTCATGTTTCATTGTCTGATTTTTCTTAACATTGGAATCCACCTCGTTCTTATTATGTTCTTCTGCACATTGTTGGTTTAAAGGATAGAAAGAAGTACGATTTGACAGCTTCTTGCTTCTTTATGTATGTATAGGTATTCCGTATTTTAGACGCTGTTAAGCTTATTGATGTATAGCCAATGCTTCAAGACGACAAAAAAACCACTTCATTTCCTTGTTTGGTTTCTAGGCAGGGAAAGGCTCTGTATAGGGAAGTTTGATCCCCCAAGAAACGGCTTATAATTGGACATCCGAGGATTAAAGCTTCTTTTATGTCTTTGTGTTTAATTGGGGAAGACTGTTAATTGAGATGTCGAAAGCACagttgttcttttcttttgtattggGTTATATATCTTCAGGATGGCAAATGGCCACTGCATTTCCTTGTCTATCTTCTAGGCAAGGAAAGGCTTTGTGGGAGGTTTGATTCCCTAAGAAGCTGGCTTAGGGTTTCAAcatcttttcatgtttttctttaaatggGGAAGACTGGGCATGTGAGAGTCGCAAAAGCACGACATATTCTTTGTAATtctcttaatatatatatttatgtatgtatatgtactTTCTTCCTAATCTTTACCGGACTTGATAGAAGACCTTATTATGTGCTCCTTCGCTGCAGGCTAAACCAACTGAAGATAAAGGAGCTCCAAGTTCTCTTCTTGATGCCTATCACCTTAGGGACAAGGCAGATGACAGCTATTTATCTTCtctaaatagaaaatatgaGCAGCTTTCTAAAGAAACAGAGGTCTTTTACCTACTTATTGTTTAAAGCATATGATAAAGGAGAGTGTAAACTATTGCTaagttttcatttctttttaacatGTTAGGGTTTTGGTACAGCAGTTGAGGAACTAAATGAGGGATATTTATCGAAGGATGGAAAATTAATTCTTGGTTTCCTCCAAGCCATTCATGCTGCCGAAAAATGGCAAGCTGAGCTGGATGCACATGCTTTTGCTCAAGAAAAAGAAGTATTGAAGGTCTGAAGTTTGCACTATCTTGGTTCCTACATCTTAATTTCTGCAACTTTATCTTGGCCATGCCTTACTATTTATTCATACTTTTGTTTCCTTTCCCTCTTTAGGAGAAATATGAAAAGGAATTAAGGAATTCAAGAGCCAGGGAACTAATGCGTACAGAAGAGGCAGCCATATTGGATAAGGTTATAgctgtttttcatattttcattgtttttatttatgttactcCAACTTGGGTGTGTGCTGGGTATGTGTTACAAGATgggtatgttcaattttttctcaatttttcccTGCATTTGAAGGGTTGTAGTGGGTCATATCCAAGATCATGTCCCAATATATGTTGAGCAGTGGTGTCAATATGGGTACTTCAAAAAATGAAGAGTTGAGGCAGCGTAGTTTTTTACTATGTTAAATTTCTCATGATTGATTGCCATGCTCTTTGTCACCGCTTCTCAGCTTTATGCCATTGCCTCGCCAATTCATGATCCTGCTTCCTCTTTTCTCTTGCTCTTCCTTTGCAAATCAATCACTTATGTCATTACTCGTGACTCATTTAGGctcttgtttttattatatctttcaaaatgaattttttactGACCACTAAAACTTGGTCAGTTCTGAGATTGGCCAAGGTGCCTtcctttctccatttttttgttGCTATGTAAAAGTAGCAAGTTAAGGTCTTCCCTGGGTTTGTCATTACAGTGATTTCTTTCATGACTTTTAGTGAATGAGGAAATAATCACATAATTATTGTCTCTTTTTATGGTGTTTGTTTTTCAGACTTCTTCTGTGCTCTTTgtaagtttttttctttctttttgctcCATTAAGTGAATTCAAATGAACAGTTCCAggaatatttctttttgaactttttaCTGATACCCTGGATCCTATTTGGTCTGTACCTTTCTCTTTAACGTTGCTATATAGTCCTCCCATCCACAGCTTATGCTTTAATCATATGGTGAATCTACTTGTTCTTTGTGTCTGTAGAGTCTGTATGTCAGGATTGAACACGAGGCAGACTGGGTCAGTTGTCACTCTGTCTAAACACAAACAAGTTGATTAAAAGTTTAGTTTGTTATAGTACTTGCTGACCAACATTGTAGAAATGCGCATGCTAGGTAGTAATTTATAGGTGAAGCTCTAAGATTTCCCATCTTAAAGAAGATACTTATCCCATATAACAGAGACAATGTAATTTTTGTTATAGATGGCTATGAATTTGGATTTCCTGTCTTGAGTGTCATATTGCCGGAAGAAAGTGTTATTTGTATCAGTTTGGAACAATGTCGATCTGTTTGTAAGGCTTAAGTAAAGCTAAAACTATGAATTAACCTGGGACAATCCGTCTTTATCAGTTTCTCTGAATTATTATGCTGGTTAGGGAAAGTACACAAGTACCTTTATCAATCAACTTAAGCTATTCTTTAAGCGCATGCTTCTTTTGTGGTGATTACCTTGGAAAGTCACAGTTTAGTTCAAATGGAGTATACTTGTCTTTATGCCCTCTAAAGGGGTAAAAAATGAAGTAAAAGAGAAGAGAagttattctattattttgtgGATTCAAGCTGCTAAGAGTTTCAGTTTATCACTTCCAGGAATTAAAGAGAGAAAGAACAAAGGCagcagctgctctaaaatcactTCAAGAAAAAATGGAAGAGCAGCTGAGGATGGAACTTGAAGAAAAGGTAAGTAGTTTTGCGTTAACAAAGAAGTTCTGTTGCATaatttcatagtcatgaaatcAAGTTCTTAGTTCTTGGTTATTGCAGGAAAGGGAAGCTGAACTGAAGTTGCAAAAAGCTCAGGAGCTTGGAAAAGCAGAACTAGCTGCAGCGATTGCAAACGAGAAAGCAGCACAGATTGAAAAATTGGCAGAAGCAAATCTTAATGTAAGCTATCTCCTGgtggataattttattaaaaaaactgcACAGAAACGAACATTTCTACTGTTTAGAATGAAAATGAACTACAAAATAAATGCTTTTTACTGATATTAGATATTGACAGAACAAGGAAATTTTAAGTTACGATGCCAGGTCTCAATTGATAGGTTGGAAATTTAAACCTCTTGGCTCGTACTTTGCAGCATATGGCATGCAGGGGATGGGTGACAATCCAAATGTCAATACATGATATATTGATGCTTTTAGCTTTGTTTGCTGCTGTATCAACTTCCATACTTTCTGTCTTATGTATGGTGATGCTCCTTGTGTTTGATAGACATTCTCgtgcatataaatatatttaaatcattcatgaaaaatgaagatccattgttttgaaaattgaattcaTTAAAAGTAATTATTAACCACAAGCTAATTAACGAGTCTCTTATGCAATTTCTAGCTGAAAATCAAAGATTTGGCCATTAAAATTACCTGAATACGATCTTTTTATGGAATTTGTTAATTGATGATCCAAACGGTAAATGAAATTTCCAACATtatagatatgaaatgaaagtttCAGTAGTAATACATATTTTTGGAGGAAGATTTAAAAGCTAGAATACTTTCTAATATATTCTTTGAATTCTTTTGAGGATGAATGAACTTCAGTTCAGTTAAAAAGTAGTCTTCTAAATGGGAAGCTGCTTCTAGTTTATCAGTTAAAACCGTTCACATAAATGCATTTCTCAGTTTATTGGTTGATGGTTATGAAGATGAATCTGATATTGGAGtcataaacatgttttattATGCTTATGCTCGACTAGTTATTTTCTTAATCCATATTGTTTATTTCTATTCAGCACTATGGATGTGATTGGAGGTGCTAATCATGGCATGGGTTATTCTTTTGTAGATAAATGCCTTATGTATGGCATTTTATGCACGATCTGAAGAGGCGCACAAAAGTCATTCTGTTCACAAGCTAGCTCTGGTACCTTCCCAACCTTAACTGTTCTTAtcttagttttagttttagttggAGTCTGCGTTATGTTATATAGTGATTGACTCCTAGTTATAATTTTCTGAACTCATAAATTATTGGCACATAAATTGAATGCTCTTGGGTCCTACAGGGAGCACTTGCTCTAGAGGATGCACTTTCTAAAGGATTACCAATCCAAAAAGAAATAGATGCTCTGCGCACCTACCTTGAAGGTACTGAAAAGGATTCAGTGTTGGATTTGGTGCTTTCGTCTCTTCCAGAAGAAACACGGTACCATGGTACCGACACTGTACTACAGTTGAATCAAAAGGCAAGTGTTTCcgtaaatttagaaatatatttaatgaattcTGAGTCCTTTTGAATGATCAAATCTATACTTTTGGCTATATGGTTGATAGTTTGCTTGCTGAATTTTTTGTAGGAACTGTATGCTTTACTTTTAGCGACATTTTCatagaatgaaaaaatttaattttaaatgattttatagaGGCAGGCTAAAAGTATGtaaaataatagttttcttttccaaaaattaaaagcttGGAGGAAGAATATGCCGGACATCGTTCACATACACCCCTTTAGGTGTTGTAGATTCTTTTTTTCCTGATGGGATCCTAATAATCCCCCATTGCTccagaaaagaaaacaagtatTTCCTTTAAGACTGTTTCATTGTTTTAACTAgcaaaaaattatccaaaagttgaaaattgctaaataaatttatcaaacattGCGCATCCATTTCTCAGTTTCCTCCTTGTTATTGTTACTGAAAATTGCTCCTATTTAGTTAGGGTTGGTTTATAATCATATTGCTTTAAGAAATAAAGACTATGTAGGTTGGTGGGCAGACAAATTTGCCAAGGTCTGAAATTTTAATCCTAAATTTCTTCAATCTTTAAAGAGCACACTATTACTAAGATGTTATTCTGGATGGTCAACAAGAGAGGCCTCTTGCTGGAACTCCTTCATTGGGATCTGTACACTATAACAACATCAAGAATCCACTTCAGTTGGGAGGCTTGGCGCTGGATAAAGAATTACACTCCACAAAAAGGGGGTGGGGGAAAAATGTGGTATTCATTTAAAAGCAACCTGGAAGGAGGTTTGCTTGTTGTTTCAGAGTTGCCGGTTCATTTTTATTCTGAACATGCTCAACCTAACATCAAATGGAAATAAAGGATTTTATGATGGATTCAGAATTGAGACTAATCTTGAAAAGCTAGCCAACTATGAAGAGATAGGAGTGGTTTGATTCAATCGGTTAAGACCTGATGAGCAAAATGCTTGTCAGGAAATGCTTTTTCATGGTTGGTCTCATTTTGTACAGGAAAAAAGGAAGTATTACTCCTCCCAGGCACCACATGAGCTGCCATTCGGACATAAATCGTCTTACCTAGATCTCTGATGCATCTAAGTGGCATCAGCCTATCACTGGTCTGCTGGAACTTCCTAAGTTATCTTCTCACTAGCATCTTAGCTATAGTATGTGTACTGAGGCAAAAGTTTGAGGTTTCATCTAGTTAGttttatgagtttattttgatgattgaCTAGAATACTATAAAAGTTGCTAAAATTTAGTTATTGATGTGACTAACATTTCAAGTTTTTGTAGCCTCAACCATGATGTTATCTGACATATGTTCTTTTTGCAGTTCAATGCATTGAAAGGGACCCTAAGGCACTTCAGCCTAATTCCACCAGGTGGTGGTGGCATCTTGACACATTGTTTAGCACATATTGCATCCTGGTTAAAGGTATAAAACAATAGGATTTATCTTTCAATAATTATAGATATAAGCCACTGAAACAATCTCATGCTTGCCTTTGACTATCTTTTAGGTGAAGGAAGTCGACCAATCTGGTGAAGGGATTGAGTCTTTAATCAGTAGAGTTGACAAATACTTGGCTGAAGGAAAGCTCGCCGAAGCGGCAACTGCTCTTGAGCAAGGTGTCAAGGGTAGCCAAGCAGAGGAGATTGTCAATGATTGGGTGAAGCAAGCGAGGAATAGAGCCATCACTGAGCAAGCTTTAACTGCACTCCAATCATATGCTACTTGCATTAGTCTTACCTAATCTCCAGTCCTCAACACATGGCTCAAACAATATCTTGGGTTTGGAATTTACAAATCTCACAATgcatattatttttcttaaaaattgtGTAGATTGTCCGTGATcctccaaataaaaaattttggctgTCTTTACCGAAGAAggtccatattttttcatctcTTCATAGATACTGTTAGTAGGCCTTTGTGGTGGAATGTTAAAATAAGCTATTGGATTATTGGAAACAAGAGGGTCAATATAGAGTGAATTTCTTGATATCTTTTGAAGATATTGCAACATGTATGGTTGATGATGTAtcattttcttgaaatatttttctcaacTATTTCTAGTTTTAATCAGAATTTTCTTATTTGCAGCTCAGTTGACATAAATAAATATCCGTCGTAAGTTGTAACAACCTAATACTCATTCAACACATTCTGCTTCTGTTATGAGAATGGCCATTGCAACTAACAGCTTTACCAAGTGGAAATTTCAGGTTTCTTTATGTGGAAGATATTTACCTTTCAactaatttgagaaaatatttggtatagTACAAGTTGAGTTTCTAGACTCTGTAAACAGAGCTAAAAAGTTGACAATTATTTGAGAGGTGAAGCTAAAAATCGTCATATAtcattaattgatatttaaaaataaaaataattatttgataggTGAAGCTAAGAAATCGTCATAtatcattaattaatatttaaaaataaaataaataaacgagaCACATGGTGACTTTTAACCTCACTTAAAAACTCATCCTctactatcaaataataatccataggaatatttaaaataatttttatatgttagcCCCCTTAATCAATAAATGGATCCTGTGTATTATAAGAACTACATACATGCAGaggttcttttattttttttgggtcgaattataaatattttaatgttaataaaatagtaaaaaaaaatgttaatggTGGATACTATATGTTCTATAATAGGGACTGAATTATTTCttccaaagtgtttttaaatgAATTCCAGTTGCTCCTTGCCTTCCGCTACCAAGTCCATCTGTCCATGTGGTTCAAGATTCTACAACATGggtatttctttctttctttctttttctttctctagcTTACATCACTGAAGTAAATTTGATGAACATGTcctcatttaaatttaataacttttttctTGTTCCAagaatgttaaaaaaaattaatactaattaattGTTGGTGTTAATTAAACAACCATTGTTCCAAATAATTCTtaattgttcaattaattagACGCAAGTTTATCGGTTTGATTCTTCTTACATGTATACGAAAATTCCACTTGAAGAAACCACTGCCATACATGCATTCTTAAGTCCTAACAAGACTCATCCATTGATTGACAAATACAAATTTTCaactaaaatatgaaatgatgtGGATACcatcttaatcaaaatttaattattgcaGTCCCAATCATTAAAGGTGAGAAATCAACTTCCATGaaagaaatattaaacaaaattagagttaaaaagaatattaatttagaaCGAGGGTGTCCTTAAGCCAAAATCCCAAAGGATGTCACAACTCAACCAATTTTAGCTATGATTTTGATGTTTCCAACAAACAAACTTTTCTAGTGAATGTTATAATGTCCCAATTTTTCAAAGGACCCATCCATCTTcccatttgaaaaataaaataacaatgaaaagaaagaatgatCTTGGCTTtagaaataagattttaatacCATCATGCTTTGTGCTTTTCCTCCCCACTAAGTTACAATTATTACAATAcgtttttatgttaaaatttttaaattttatttcaattattttaaataatttaattaattaaattttataaaatatatttaaatttatttttaaaattttatttatagcaaaatttaaagaataagagatcaaagttaaaaattttaaatcactaAAACTAAAACGTAATAAATGTAATGGGGCAAagagattattattaaatgtaatACATGTATTACTTATATTTAGAACAAGATAAATGTTACAGTGTAACATACATGAAGTATTGCATGATGTTGCAATACCATGAAAAACACTAGGAGCGATATTGCATGAGCTAATCAATTACTAGTGATTATGACTTGTATTTGTTcgattaaattatttacttatatacTTGCTAATATAGGATTTATTTGTAGTGAGAAGCTAATGATTTAGAATGTACAAAATATgagttttcttttctccttAGTATTGATGGAGATAATTGGAAGAATTATGAATGTGTGACCTAAGGGATATATTTggtaatgtaatttttattatcgGGGAATGAATTTTGTCAAAGAAGTTATTTAAAGGGAAAACATTCTCCATTGAAGACATGATTTTGAGTgaacaaaaataagtttttgGAGAAACAATTTGTTAAATGCATTTGAAAAATTTGTTTACACTTTTGTGAGTAtatttgtaatctttattaggAAAGATAAGAGTGCTTAAGAGAGTTCGCTAATAATGTGCATCACTACAGCTACAATAATTCTTGTATTAATCGGGTTGTAATTAATAGTTGTACTGTTGACTTGTTAGTAGAATCAATCTCTAGGCAGGATCACACAAATATAGCTATGTTCACCAAACTATGTAAACAATAATTGGTGTAGTTGTACACTATGCTTTCAGTTGTTGTTTTTTAATGTTACATGTAGTGTTTCAACCGTCACAACAACTCAGTGTAAAACCTCACATAACCAAACAATTTCACTTGGTATCAAAACCTATCACCAAAAGTATTTGGATTGATCATGTCTAGTTGAGTATAGATAGAGTCCCACCTTTCAAAGAAAATTACACATAGAGTTCTTGAAAGAAGGTAGTTCAATCTCATGTCTCCTTTTGTTGAATGGATCCAATTATACACACTAGAAAGGTCATATGAAAGCTTTTATTAAAGGCATTAATGAGAAGGCCTAGAGAGTTGTCTTAAAAGGTTGGACAATACCTCAAACAATCAATATAGATGGCaccaaatcattaaaaaaataaagaaacttgAACCTCCTATGAAAAAAAAGTTGCAAACTACAATTCTAATAcctttaatgaaatttttaatgttgtgGATACTTACCAATTCAAACTTATTCCAAAGTTTGTGTCAGCAAAAGAGGCCTAACTCATTCTAGAAAACCTAGCATGAAAGaatctcatttttcaaaatgcCTAAGTTGTAAATGCTTACTTCTTGGTTTCAAAGTCTTAGAATGCTTGGAGATATGAATTTAACGCAAAACATGGTGACATTTCTAAGGAATTTTGCTTTGGGTGAACAATATTCTGAGGTAAAAGTTGGTTAGAAAAGTGCTAAGATTTTTGTTAGAAAGATTCGTTATCGAGGTTGTAGCTATAAAGGAACCAAAGAATCAACAGCATGAAACTGGATGAACTATTTGGTTTATCACAaacttttgaaatgaaattagaagAAAGTAGAAGAGAAAAGGTTAAGGTTGGAAATAATATTGCCTTTTAATGTTAAAAGCACTATTTCAACAGATGCCCAACCTCTACTTCACTTGAAGATCTAGAAGAAATTTTAGTACTTGTCACCAAAACCTTTAACAatgctttcaaaattttctctaagAAAGGGAAAATCAGATGCGATAGCTTGGCAACATGAACAAATGGAGATTTGTGGTAATTGAATAGAAGCATCAAGAGAAGAAAAAGGGAGTCCAATTTCATGAATGTGAAGGATTTGGTTACATTCAAGCAATGTGTGCTAACATGttcaagaaaaaagaagaaaattttcaatgtcaCCTGTGATAGAGATACAAAGAGTGAAGAAGGAGAAAATGAAGAGCATATAAGCAATTGTGTTGCTTTTATAACCAAGTAAAAAATTCTCACTTCAAATGTTGTAACATTATTTGAGACAGAATCAGAATATACAAGTAACAATGATGATGACACTTCTGGTGTAGAGTTGGAGGAAAGATACATAGTCATGCTAGATAAGTAGGATAGGGTATGCAAAGTTAAGAAGTCCTAAGGGAGGAAATCAcaaatcttaagaaaaaaaatgctaatagatacaataaaaaaagagagaaactcTTTTTGTTGATTGAGAAGgttagttgaaatatataaagaaaaaccTTAATGCAACACAAGTCATCTTAAAGAAGTATGATGAAATCCTTATAGTATGAAGGTCATATAAATACCACATAGTACTTGATATTGAAGAATCCTCCTCATCAAGGCTAAATAAGTTGTTGAACCTCTTTAGAATTCtcaaaagaagaggaaaaaggctaatttttcattattatgaAGTTGCTAGACACATTAGGCTATCATTTTACAAGTTTTAAAATGACTTGAGATGTGGATGCCATATTGCACAAAATGTTTTGACAGGGAGAGTAATGAGgacttaacaaaaaaattacagGTCAGGAAAAATCATAACTGTTTATTGTTTAGACATTTTTTCACTAAAGGCAACTACTAACAATAGATGgtattttgatattgattaCTCCTTACACACGACCGGAGATACAAATTCCTTGAGGAAATTTAGAGTTACAATGAAGGAAGGGTTACCTTTGAGATAACATGAAAGGAAAGAATCTTGAAAAAAAGACTATAAATATTGAAAGGCTTACAAAACTAAAGAATGTGTTCTTAGTGAAAAGTCGTAAAGTTAGTCTTATTAGCATTAGTCAGCTTTGTTATCAAAACCTACTTATCAAATTTACAAAGGAACGATGTGAAGTATTAGATCATTCAAACAAACAAGTTATGGAAAGAgctaaaaattttgacaaaatttataaggtgaataaaatggtaaaatgcCATAAAGTCACAAACGATGGTATAGAGATTTAGCATGAAAAATTAGAGCATGGGAACTATAGATGCCTCAGGAGAATGGTTAGGTATGGTATAGTTTGAGGTTTGTGCAAATTTGCTAGAGCAATAACTAGTCCTTATGGAGATTGCCTATAGGGAAGGTACATCGAGTGTCTCACAAAGTGTTGTAGTAGATTACTACAACACATCCTCTTGAGTTGTTACAGATATACCCTATAGGGCCTATACAACATGAAAGCCTTAAATAAAAAGGGTACATGCTTGTTTGCATTGATGATTTCTCTAGTTTCACTTGGATTGTTTTttaaaggagaaaagaaagggtTTTAATGTGTTCAAAAAGCTATGCATCAAATTGATGAATGACACGgataaaattcttgaaaagattTGTAAAATAAGAAGTGACATGCTATGGAGTTTAAAAATAGTCAGTTCGTTGATTTTTACAACCTAGTAGGTCAGTTATGAGTTTTTCACCAAAAACTTCTTAACACAATGGAGTAGTAGAAAGGAAGAATATGAGTCTACACGATGTTGCTTGAATCATGCTCAATTCAAAGGGGTTATCTTATTAATTATAGGTAAAAGTAATAAACAATACCAATTTTGTTGCAAATAATGCCATTCTTCGACCAAAAGCTAGGATGAACCCTTATAAATTTG
This genomic window contains:
- the LOC105804263 gene encoding uncharacterized protein LOC105804263 isoform X2, translating into MLRRSILELSRHRGSPRRIPRQIISQCSSPFLYSRKQFSTSPGENPTPKPGSAGGPPESNSGFSRVVLGSAVIVGAALVAYQAGYLDQYFGQVPNDSVDSAKIGFDSKDENDVQVVTSHDEEIKGQTTHLDLHEQEDATRISLPPQLETSSETPSVNHPNVEVKSNDSNETLGNSSTSGPEKPLPEYSQSSLPSADHSADAAVSAEGNVEKAGSETAPIPDKEIHDIQLDTQSSASLGEKETKAVEPHSHATEDRPQAKPTEDKGAPSSLLDAYHLRDKADDSYLSSLNRKYEQLSKETEGFGTAVEELNEGYLSKDGKLILGFLQAIHAAEKWQAELDAHAFAQEKEVLKEKYEKELRNSRARELMRTEEAAILDKELKRERTKAAAALKSLQEKMEEQLRMELEEKEREAELKLQKAQELGKAELAAAIANEKAAQIEKLAEANLNINALCMAFYARSEEAHKSHSVHKLALGALALEDALSKGLPIQKEIDALRTYLEGTEKDSVLDLVLSSLPEETRYHGTDTVLQLNQKFNALKGTLRHFSLIPPGGGGILTHCLAHIASWLKVKEVDQSGEGIESLISRVDKYLAEGKLAEAATALEQGVKGSQAEEIVNDWVKQARNRAITEQALTALQSYATCISLT
- the LOC105804263 gene encoding uncharacterized protein LOC105804263 isoform X1, which translates into the protein MLRRSILELSRHRGSPRRIPRQIISQCSSPFLYSRKQFSTSPGENPTPKPGSAGGPPESNSGFSRVVLGSAVIVGAALVAYQAGYLDQYFGQVPNDSVDSAKIGFDSKDENDVQVVTSHDEEIKGQTTHLDLHEQEDATRISLPPQLETSSETPSVNHPNVEVKSNDSNETLGNSSTSGPEKPLPEYSQSSLPSADHSADAAVSAEGNVEKAGSETAPIPDKEIHDIQLDTQSSASLGEKETKAVEPHSHATEDRPQDETSKGAEAPSFALEESEIKAVPFLHPSIADISQAKPTEDKGAPSSLLDAYHLRDKADDSYLSSLNRKYEQLSKETEGFGTAVEELNEGYLSKDGKLILGFLQAIHAAEKWQAELDAHAFAQEKEVLKEKYEKELRNSRARELMRTEEAAILDKELKRERTKAAAALKSLQEKMEEQLRMELEEKEREAELKLQKAQELGKAELAAAIANEKAAQIEKLAEANLNINALCMAFYARSEEAHKSHSVHKLALGALALEDALSKGLPIQKEIDALRTYLEGTEKDSVLDLVLSSLPEETRYHGTDTVLQLNQKFNALKGTLRHFSLIPPGGGGILTHCLAHIASWLKVKEVDQSGEGIESLISRVDKYLAEGKLAEAATALEQGVKGSQAEEIVNDWVKQARNRAITEQALTALQSYATCISLT